In Alteromonas sp. V450, the following proteins share a genomic window:
- a CDS encoding glycosyltransferase: MDIAYFVLGMHRSGTSALASTLQSLGIEFGTSLLDPSEDNPKGYFENKAVQAFNETLLTHRGYSWNDVFFDVHSLDEETFADLVARAQKVLVNEYSSFSEFGVKDPRLCILFPIWYQACKNLGIKVKVVLAYREPDEIAQSLLKRNGIKRAKSYTLWADHMLKAEQYTRNFERVLIDFDELVHNFEPIATALSTFIGKAEKELPRSDNHPIDKTLKHHTSRGERNVSLPGCITDIVNEYKNATLNKNVLDKASSEFEQLKSMFDIADKADLLAQVFNERKKYKALKDDYEGKLKKQTLEIARLTELLNDAEKTKDSQYSLQEKIREFQVEKIKAETALLEMTSQRNELKQELQIKELEWLTRTNSTVEALTKENAALEHANKLAQIEIKTLEQTVSTTKLDKKAAQRAYDRSKEKFAELESAYKKVKATLADINKSKLPEKNKLKLESQFDAHARLSESNAAIWFKTAFAPIEKVLNSAAFKNTKSTSLNVLSTLKLNNRMREAITLTAQTVKTSQLTPLSFMLHFDEAGYLAANEDIEAAIGLGEFSNGLEHFLIHGFDEVFEGKRKIHLKRRYYKKTSEDEKTSLNDFIHFLRHFYEGEAFKKSKPNTDNQKAPNRLSASQNSVRAVTTTSNAEQSVVNSNNIAADKMTLSKRPMANYLSSLTAKPTVDIILPVYNALEDVKACINSLYFHSTYPFNLIVIDDCSEPETENWLKEAQKDNGFTLLRNKENLRFTKTVNKGFSESTSDYVVLLNSDTIVTAYWLEKILFCFDSDKSTGIVGPLSNAASWQTVPIREDKEHGGWLVNDIPEGYTVEHMGHLVEAVSSRIYPEVPSVNGFCYTIKRDVINKIGTLDEEYFPTGYGEEDDFSIRARKAGFTIRVADDTYVFHAKSKSYTKEVRKVLTVGGRKSLDKKHGKDEIERLIANWKKEPYLPAIGDVIASFMHESKGNKRVVYTAIFGGYDDLKEPEYINEHWDYVCFTDNPNLKSSTFTIKLVKPLFENSTKNARMAKLLSHLFLIGYDYSLWIDGSVKLRGKNIDEHIDTRLTSNYIALHNHVIRNCLYEEEDACSQAQKDTSDILGEQVAYYKKDGMPEEFGLFETAEIARAQHNATVHALNANWWQQLDRFSIRDQISLPYVFWKHGYDYAQMPGTQWIDAYFHMYKHRQMLEHNKEYIDVLIPVSETTSDVGKLLSQIASKTKYSNFGITVCAAPNVAKTMSLPSKVLDTDVQLKVLDGSLTPSAINNVVKELKGEYACILQPSVTLINSDWLSMLRWGFDRDNNVFITGPTVLDQAYNFVASGLRLKRKNGKITEVLNSAKLGATGSVGALHEDCVLLNRKRFLQQGGFDKDLLEFRSAIVDFCNRVTKVKGHNYLVLHAEIITDKKSRPLADNTLLLEKLGNA; this comes from the coding sequence ATGGATATTGCATACTTTGTCTTAGGAATGCATCGTTCAGGCACGTCAGCCTTAGCGTCAACACTGCAAAGTCTAGGGATAGAATTTGGCACGTCGTTACTTGACCCTTCTGAAGATAACCCTAAAGGATATTTTGAGAATAAAGCCGTGCAAGCATTTAATGAAACACTGCTTACGCACCGCGGATACAGCTGGAATGACGTCTTTTTTGACGTTCATAGTCTCGACGAAGAAACATTTGCTGACTTAGTTGCGCGTGCGCAAAAGGTGTTAGTCAACGAATACAGTAGTTTCTCTGAGTTCGGGGTGAAAGACCCTCGTCTGTGTATACTTTTTCCCATTTGGTATCAAGCGTGTAAAAACTTAGGGATAAAAGTTAAAGTGGTGCTCGCCTATCGAGAGCCGGATGAAATCGCCCAGTCGCTATTGAAACGCAATGGTATAAAGCGCGCTAAATCTTATACCTTGTGGGCTGACCATATGTTGAAAGCCGAGCAGTACACCCGCAATTTTGAGCGCGTTCTAATAGACTTCGACGAACTTGTACATAACTTCGAGCCTATCGCAACTGCGCTGAGTACTTTTATAGGGAAAGCGGAAAAAGAGTTACCTCGCTCTGATAACCACCCTATCGATAAAACACTAAAACACCACACGAGTAGAGGTGAACGCAATGTTTCTCTGCCGGGTTGCATCACTGACATTGTAAACGAATACAAGAATGCAACCTTGAATAAAAACGTACTTGATAAAGCCTCATCGGAATTTGAGCAGTTAAAAAGTATGTTCGACATTGCAGATAAAGCCGACCTTCTCGCTCAAGTATTTAATGAGCGAAAAAAATATAAGGCTTTAAAAGATGATTACGAAGGCAAATTAAAAAAGCAAACACTTGAAATAGCTCGCCTAACGGAGTTACTCAACGACGCCGAAAAAACGAAAGACAGCCAGTACTCTCTTCAAGAAAAAATACGAGAGTTTCAGGTAGAAAAAATAAAAGCAGAGACTGCTTTGCTTGAGATGACCTCGCAACGCAATGAGCTGAAACAAGAGCTACAAATAAAAGAGTTAGAATGGCTAACTAGAACGAATAGCACTGTAGAGGCGCTCACAAAAGAAAACGCAGCGTTAGAGCACGCAAATAAACTTGCACAAATAGAAATAAAAACTTTAGAACAAACAGTTAGCACAACTAAACTAGACAAAAAAGCAGCGCAACGCGCCTACGATCGCTCAAAAGAAAAATTCGCCGAACTTGAGAGCGCTTACAAAAAGGTGAAAGCTACGCTTGCCGATATCAACAAGTCAAAACTACCAGAAAAAAACAAACTGAAGTTAGAATCACAATTTGATGCGCATGCACGTTTGTCTGAAAGTAATGCTGCGATATGGTTTAAAACAGCGTTTGCTCCTATTGAGAAAGTTTTGAACTCAGCGGCATTCAAAAACACAAAATCGACATCATTAAATGTGCTTTCAACGCTTAAGCTAAATAATAGAATGCGTGAAGCGATAACCTTGACCGCACAAACGGTGAAGACCTCTCAACTGACTCCTCTTTCATTTATGCTCCATTTTGATGAAGCTGGATACCTTGCTGCGAATGAGGACATAGAAGCCGCCATTGGCTTGGGAGAATTTTCAAACGGCTTGGAGCATTTCTTAATCCACGGATTCGATGAAGTATTTGAAGGCAAAAGAAAAATTCATTTAAAACGTCGTTACTACAAAAAAACGTCGGAAGATGAAAAGACATCGCTGAATGACTTTATACATTTCTTACGGCACTTTTACGAAGGCGAAGCCTTCAAGAAAAGCAAGCCAAATACTGATAATCAAAAAGCGCCAAACCGCTTATCGGCTTCGCAAAACAGTGTAAGAGCGGTGACCACTACCAGCAACGCTGAGCAGAGCGTGGTTAATAGTAATAATATTGCTGCCGATAAAATGACGTTGTCAAAACGCCCGATGGCTAACTATCTTAGTTCACTGACAGCCAAGCCAACGGTTGATATTATTCTGCCTGTCTATAATGCGCTAGAGGATGTAAAAGCGTGTATTAACTCGCTGTACTTCCATAGTACCTACCCCTTTAATTTAATTGTAATAGACGATTGCAGTGAACCTGAAACAGAAAATTGGTTAAAAGAAGCACAAAAAGATAACGGGTTTACCTTGCTGCGTAATAAAGAAAACCTGCGCTTTACAAAAACCGTTAACAAAGGGTTTAGCGAGAGCACCAGCGATTATGTTGTGCTGCTAAATAGCGACACAATAGTAACAGCATATTGGCTAGAGAAAATTTTGTTCTGTTTCGACTCAGACAAATCAACCGGCATTGTCGGTCCTTTGTCTAATGCAGCAAGTTGGCAAACCGTGCCTATTAGAGAAGACAAAGAGCACGGTGGATGGTTGGTTAACGACATTCCAGAGGGTTACACCGTCGAGCATATGGGGCACTTAGTGGAAGCTGTGTCCTCTCGCATCTACCCAGAAGTGCCTTCTGTCAATGGCTTTTGCTACACCATAAAGCGAGACGTTATTAATAAAATAGGCACGTTAGACGAAGAATACTTCCCTACCGGCTATGGTGAAGAAGACGACTTCTCTATAAGAGCGCGTAAGGCAGGTTTTACTATTCGCGTTGCTGATGATACCTACGTGTTCCACGCTAAATCGAAAAGCTATACAAAGGAAGTGCGAAAAGTACTGACTGTGGGTGGTAGAAAGTCGTTAGATAAAAAACACGGAAAAGACGAGATAGAGCGCCTTATCGCTAATTGGAAAAAAGAGCCTTATCTCCCCGCCATCGGTGATGTTATTGCTAGTTTCATGCATGAGTCGAAGGGGAATAAACGCGTTGTATATACGGCCATTTTTGGCGGCTACGACGACTTGAAAGAGCCGGAATATATTAATGAGCACTGGGACTACGTTTGCTTTACCGATAACCCCAACTTAAAAAGCAGCACTTTTACGATAAAGTTAGTCAAACCATTGTTTGAAAACAGTACCAAGAACGCGCGTATGGCTAAATTGCTGAGCCATTTGTTTCTGATTGGGTACGACTACTCTTTATGGATAGATGGGAGCGTAAAACTGCGTGGAAAGAACATTGATGAGCACATCGATACGCGCTTAACATCTAATTATATCGCGCTTCATAACCACGTAATTCGCAACTGTCTTTACGAAGAGGAAGATGCATGCTCTCAGGCACAAAAAGACACCTCAGACATTCTTGGTGAACAAGTAGCGTACTACAAAAAGGATGGCATGCCTGAAGAGTTTGGGCTGTTTGAAACCGCCGAAATTGCAAGGGCTCAGCACAACGCAACCGTACACGCGTTAAACGCAAATTGGTGGCAACAGCTAGACAGGTTTAGTATTCGCGACCAAATATCATTACCTTACGTGTTCTGGAAGCATGGCTATGATTATGCCCAAATGCCAGGAACACAGTGGATAGATGCTTATTTTCATATGTACAAGCATCGCCAAATGCTTGAGCACAATAAAGAATATATAGATGTGCTTATCCCTGTCTCAGAGACAACCAGTGATGTTGGCAAACTACTGTCTCAAATTGCGTCTAAAACCAAATACTCCAACTTTGGCATTACCGTTTGCGCAGCACCTAACGTCGCGAAGACAATGTCATTGCCCTCAAAGGTATTAGATACAGACGTGCAGTTAAAGGTACTTGACGGCAGCCTCACGCCAAGTGCCATCAATAACGTTGTGAAAGAACTTAAAGGAGAATATGCCTGTATTTTGCAGCCGAGCGTAACCCTTATTAACAGCGATTGGTTATCCATGCTACGTTGGGGCTTCGACCGTGACAATAATGTCTTTATCACTGGCCCTACTGTGCTCGACCAAGCCTATAATTTTGTCGCTTCGGGTTTAAGGCTAAAGCGCAAGAATGGCAAGATTACCGAAGTACTTAACTCGGCAAAACTGGGGGCTACCGGCTCTGTTGGTGCGCTTCATGAAGATTGCGTACTGCTAAATAGAAAACGCTTTTTACAGCAAGGTGGTTTTGATAAGGATCTTCTTGAGTTTCGCTCTGCCATCGTTGACTTTTGCAATCGCGTTACCAAAGTAAAAGGACACAACTATTTAGTGCTACACGCAGAAATTATCACAGATAAAAAAAGCAGGCCCTTGGCTGACAATACTTTATTATTGGAAAAACTAGGTAATGCATAA
- a CDS encoding PEP-CTERM sorting domain-containing protein (PEP-CTERM proteins occur, often in large numbers, in the proteomes of bacteria that also encode an exosortase, a predicted intramembrane cysteine proteinase. The presence of a PEP-CTERM domain at a protein's C-terminus predicts cleavage within the sorting domain, followed by covalent anchoring to some some component of the (usually Gram-negative) cell surface. Many PEP-CTERM proteins exhibit an unusual sequence composition that includes large numbers of potential glycosylation sites. Expression of one such protein has been shown restore the ability of a bacterium to form floc, a type of biofilm.): MTKVFASSLLLLASYSASSAIIEYNDITDFNSALSGETLTLETFDTETTGDLVLGVEREFEGFAFSYLNSLGGNQQAGIYSAAEINANRGTAINASNSVGWGEFNNGNYQPGGDGPIVTFRFFAPITAFAFDFSDSDSTDSYSVQFDSETPFALDVPSNQTIFTSFFGFISDTAFNTITFSQTATGGVTEFFSIDNIRTNGFKTQDDADNASDVSEPTALAMLLFGLSGLLLRRRKALKS; this comes from the coding sequence ATGACAAAAGTGTTTGCCAGCTCTTTATTGTTGCTAGCGAGTTATAGTGCAAGCTCAGCAATAATCGAATATAACGATATAACTGACTTCAATTCTGCACTAAGTGGCGAAACGTTAACCTTAGAAACTTTTGATACCGAAACCACAGGTGATTTAGTTTTAGGCGTAGAGCGTGAGTTTGAGGGGTTTGCTTTTTCGTATTTAAACTCGCTAGGGGGTAATCAGCAAGCGGGGATCTACAGTGCAGCTGAAATAAATGCAAACAGAGGGACAGCTATTAACGCATCTAACAGTGTAGGTTGGGGCGAATTTAATAACGGTAATTACCAACCTGGCGGTGATGGCCCGATAGTCACGTTTAGGTTTTTTGCTCCCATTACAGCTTTTGCTTTTGATTTTTCCGACTCAGACTCCACAGATAGTTACAGCGTTCAGTTTGATTCGGAAACGCCATTTGCATTAGACGTACCTAGCAACCAGACTATTTTTACTAGTTTTTTTGGTTTTATAAGTGATACCGCTTTCAATACGATCACATTTAGTCAAACGGCAACAGGCGGTGTTACAGAGTTTTTCTCTATCGACAATATTAGAACAAACGGATTTAAAACACAGGATGATGCTGATAACGCGTCTGATGTTTCAGAACCGACAGCATTGGCTATGTTATTGTTCGGTTTGTCAGGGCTTTTACTACGTCGACGAAAAGCGCTCAAAAGTTAA
- a CDS encoding sulfotransferase: MYIKQAAKQKFKVNVHIVGVQKAGTSALAHFLSQHPDICLVDGKEAHVFDQPDFYETEDKKAFADKRYAKKLPHYDFESIICDATPITLFNPVYMQACVEYNPEALFIVLLRDPVERAQSHYKMMRKLGREDKNMLSAFISESSRLSDHGNFHWSRTSPWRHWSYLHRGLYKQQLDMLYSLVRPEQVLVLKQEDLLEHHEVTLARVFDFIGLPEIRVTPEQVFESDPEPFSLVNYFAKCYARAFFAYHKLRTFFK; the protein is encoded by the coding sequence ATGTATATTAAGCAAGCCGCAAAACAAAAATTTAAAGTAAATGTACATATAGTAGGTGTTCAAAAAGCAGGTACTTCAGCTCTTGCGCATTTTTTATCACAACATCCAGATATTTGCTTAGTAGACGGAAAAGAAGCGCATGTATTTGATCAGCCTGACTTCTATGAGACAGAAGACAAAAAAGCATTTGCAGATAAGCGCTATGCTAAGAAGCTGCCACATTATGATTTTGAATCAATTATTTGTGACGCTACGCCCATAACATTATTCAACCCGGTTTATATGCAAGCTTGCGTTGAATACAATCCAGAGGCGTTATTTATCGTTTTGTTACGAGATCCGGTTGAGCGTGCACAGTCACATTACAAAATGATGCGCAAGCTTGGTCGAGAAGATAAAAATATGCTGTCGGCATTTATATCTGAATCGAGTCGTTTGAGTGACCATGGGAATTTTCACTGGTCTAGAACATCGCCATGGCGCCATTGGTCTTATCTTCATAGAGGCCTTTATAAACAACAACTTGATATGCTGTACTCTCTTGTCAGGCCTGAACAGGTCCTTGTGCTAAAACAAGAAGACTTGCTTGAGCACCACGAAGTAACCCTTGCACGTGTATTTGACTTTATAGGGCTCCCTGAAATACGAGTAACACCAGAACAGGTCTTCGAAAGTGATCCTGAACCGTTTTCTCTTGTGAATTATTTTGCAAAATGTTACGCAAGGGCGTTCTTTGCATATCATAAACTAAGAACTTTTTTTAAGTAG
- a CDS encoding glycosyltransferase codes for MTELTFSFFRNYEKYTGGHQKFFDYIEHTKALPSAQCELFVQNDCSVMPGFFNNITGVKYQASYNPNACNIVFLAGMDWQYYLPHAHRDDVIVNLVQHVRHGDNTHPLFNFLPHKAFRICVSDAVRDAVTPYANGICRTIPIGHTIPHLTHEKEYDLYILAKKNVKFGRTIAKWAERVGIKYLLHDYLVNKDEVLSSMAKAKVSLVLPNPTEGFFLPGIEAMALSERAVVPDAIANREYCKQGTNALLCEYNVEAVTLAVKTSLDRLKTTYHQYEKLAGEKLARSYSLTQEREIYHQLITEHVIPLATQ; via the coding sequence ATGACAGAATTAACATTTTCATTTTTTCGAAATTACGAAAAATATACCGGTGGTCACCAGAAGTTTTTCGATTACATTGAACATACTAAGGCGCTTCCCAGTGCACAATGTGAGCTTTTTGTGCAAAACGATTGCAGTGTAATGCCAGGTTTTTTTAATAATATTACAGGCGTGAAATATCAAGCTAGCTACAACCCTAATGCCTGTAATATTGTGTTTTTAGCCGGTATGGATTGGCAGTATTACTTACCACACGCACATCGCGATGACGTTATTGTAAATCTTGTTCAGCATGTACGGCATGGTGACAACACGCACCCACTTTTTAACTTTCTGCCGCATAAAGCATTTCGAATTTGTGTGTCTGACGCCGTTAGAGATGCAGTTACGCCTTATGCGAACGGTATATGCAGAACCATTCCAATCGGGCACACCATTCCTCATTTGACCCATGAAAAAGAGTACGATCTATACATCCTTGCTAAAAAGAACGTCAAGTTTGGAAGAACAATCGCCAAATGGGCTGAACGCGTTGGAATAAAATACCTCCTGCACGATTATTTGGTAAACAAGGATGAAGTATTATCATCTATGGCAAAAGCTAAGGTTTCGCTAGTGCTACCCAATCCCACTGAAGGCTTCTTTTTACCGGGTATAGAAGCAATGGCCCTCTCTGAAAGGGCGGTTGTTCCTGACGCAATTGCGAACCGTGAATACTGCAAACAAGGGACAAATGCTTTACTATGCGAGTACAATGTTGAAGCAGTAACACTTGCTGTCAAAACCTCTTTAGATAGGTTAAAAACGACCTATCATCAGTATGAAAAATTAGCGGGAGAAAAGCTTGCACGTTCTTATTCCCTCACGCAAGAGAGAGAAATTTATCATCAGTTAATAACAGAACATGTGATACCCTTAGCCACGCAATAA
- a CDS encoding sulfotransferase family 2 domain-containing protein has translation MNVFSSILRSVRILPQKKQLNFFVHVPKTAGTSFRDSLESNTCVISDYGDSRPQTSDIVQKWAYVKNDIYSLQQHIETKTSWLCGHVWLTKYSGLVPAENIATIVREPIERVISHYSHEMRWGMSDNMDLETFLRSSQAKNTQSRYLAGVPISLIGAVGITEDYENSLKLINHQFNTTLSNTLKNVNEDKARLRDALPQSAIQRIIEQNQKDIALYDQAKALQSQRLNFLEKGLPWTYMYAHVNERNEVSGIVFRSNNTSPISVRLYRENTILFDGEAAQYTSEFPDMNFSRGRYVGFTVKLTPSQLKTSEPFKLQCKDTLQTFYFNK, from the coding sequence ATGAACGTATTTAGCTCTATACTCCGCAGTGTGCGTATCCTCCCTCAAAAAAAACAACTTAACTTTTTTGTTCATGTTCCTAAAACTGCTGGAACAAGTTTTCGCGACTCTCTGGAAAGCAATACATGCGTAATATCTGATTACGGCGACAGTCGACCGCAAACATCGGATATTGTTCAAAAGTGGGCTTACGTTAAGAACGACATCTACTCACTTCAACAACATATAGAAACAAAAACGTCATGGCTTTGTGGTCATGTGTGGCTAACAAAATATAGTGGGTTAGTACCTGCAGAAAACATCGCGACAATAGTGAGAGAGCCGATCGAGCGCGTAATATCTCACTATAGCCATGAAATGCGTTGGGGTATGAGTGACAACATGGATCTAGAGACCTTTCTTCGATCATCTCAGGCTAAGAATACCCAGTCGCGTTATCTTGCTGGGGTGCCCATTTCACTTATTGGTGCTGTGGGAATAACAGAAGATTATGAAAACAGTCTCAAACTGATTAATCATCAGTTTAATACAACGTTGTCGAATACTTTGAAAAACGTTAACGAAGACAAAGCACGGCTGAGAGATGCATTACCACAAAGCGCGATACAGCGAATAATAGAGCAAAACCAAAAGGATATTGCGTTATATGACCAGGCAAAAGCGTTGCAATCCCAACGGTTAAATTTTTTAGAAAAAGGACTCCCGTGGACTTACATGTATGCACATGTAAATGAACGCAACGAAGTCTCTGGTATAGTCTTTCGCAGTAATAACACCTCTCCAATATCTGTACGCCTTTATAGAGAGAATACAATACTGTTTGATGGAGAAGCCGCGCAATATACGTCAGAATTCCCAGACATGAATTTTTCAAGAGGACGTTATGTTGGCTTTACGGTTAAGTTAACGCCATCACAACTAAAGACATCAGAACCATTTAAATTGCAGTGTAAAGACACACTCCAAACATTCTACTTTAACAAATAA